The Telopea speciosissima isolate NSW1024214 ecotype Mountain lineage chromosome 11, Tspe_v1, whole genome shotgun sequence genome includes the window CTCAACCACAGATGCTGGGATTGCCACGTGGCCTACTCTGgtgcttctttgttttttttttcttaccttCCTTGCCTTGGGAGAAACCTGAAAACTACATAAATTCTAATTCCAAGTGTATATGTGATCTATAAATTGCTCTCCCATTCTCCCATTATTTAAAACACTCTCAGGTTTTCTCCAACAATCTCTGTAATTCCAACTTCCATGGCTGAGTTTGCAGGAGATTCACTGAGCTTCAAGCCCTTTACTTTCTTAGACATTGATTCCAACATAGAACTGACAAACCAGTTAGCAGAATTGAATCCAAATggattagaaaatcccaatatgAGCTTACAAAGCTTAATTTTCTCCAATGACAATTTCTTGGTCCAACAGCAACCAGAATTCGCGATGCAATTCGTCAATAGTCTTCCAGGTTTGTATCACTCAAATGGTGTGAATGCAGCTCCAATTTCTCAGTCCATGCCTTCAGCTCAAGATGTTGTCCCTGAAAGAAAGAAGCAGAAAACAATGGCAGTTTCAGAAAGCAGTTCTAAGAATTCTTCTACCCCTGTTTCTGGAACTGGGTCcaaagaagatagcaagagaaagAATGTATGTTCACTCTGTTTCTTCTACCCTTCTTTCTCATTTACTATCTCTGTTCTTTGTGAACTGTGTTCATATATTTTCTTGATTCTAATACTTTCAGAGCTTAGGAAGAGGGAAGATCAGAGGGAGAAGCCATGAAAAAAAAGTAGACAAACCTAAAGAGGTGATTCATGTGAGAGCAAAAAGAGGCCAAGCTACTGATAGCCACAGTTTAGCAGAGAGGGTAAGTTTGTCAAGAacttttttgttaaaaaataaaataaaattatgggtTCCTGAAACAATCTGATTCTTATCTATATTGGTACATTGTTGTGGGTCAggtaaggagagagaaaatcaatGAGAGACTTAGATGCTTGCAAGACTTGGTTCCAGGGTGCTACAAGGTATATATAGATGATATCATTTCTTTTGATTagtgatttcttctctttcttccactCCTCCACCCACCTTTTCCTTGAAGAactctgtatttttttttttctaatttgggATAATTGATTTGCAGACCATGGGAATGGCTGTAATGTTGGATGAGATTATCAATTATGTTCAGTCATTACAGAATCAGGTTGAGGTGAGCTAAGATTGCAAACTAGTAAAATTAAATATAGGATGGAGAAGATTAATTAAGTAGATTtgagttttaattaatttatgttgctgtatttttttctttagtttctttctATGAAGCTTTCTGCTGCAAGTTCTGCCAATGAACACAACCCTGAGATAGAATTCATGGCAGCAATGCAGGTGCACCCTCAACAACCCTATCTAGTAAAATGAGTGATATAAACTGTTTATgtgaaatccaaaaaaaaaacaaacaaaataagcaTTTATGtatgtaaaaaaaaagaataatataaGTTTTGGATTGTTTATGTTGCAGGGGACAAATGCATATGAAGCACAAGAGGTGGAGAGGTTGATGAGAGAAGGATATGGAGGTTTCACTTACTTCCACTCAACATGGCCTCTTTGACTGGATTTTTGGATCTTACTTATTCCTATTGCCATGGACCACATGAACATGCTGTTCCTCTTCTCTTATCTTCTATTAATCAAATCCATCTCCTATTGTtgcataagagaaaagaaacttGTAAAACCCTAGAGGGGAAATGATCTAACTTATGATTCATAAATGAAGGATTACTGGATTAATTAGCCATGTTTGTCTTCATCTTCTTGCATTAACTTACTTCGATCGATCTAAAGCATATGTTTTGGATTAAATGGTGATTCTTAGTATAAAGAATCGTTTAGCATTGACAGAtgttatgtgtgtctcgaaTACTTGTACCCGTTTCAAAGATTAATCCGCTCCGACATTTTGGTGGTGACTTGATGGTAGCAGAAGGGTATTACCCTTCTTTTGtgtcttgttgtgtaagcaagtTAGAAGTCAAGTTTGGAGGTTTTTCGTGTTAGGGTTTTGACAAGAGAGTTCTTGCTGCCGTTtgtgggtgttcttgagagatctccattgtatcTTCTtctattacatagtgaatctctggtgtttgttttaacaaCAGAGGTTAGACATAATCTGTCTTAATTGGACTTAAGTTTTGTTAGGTTATGCAGATTTTTCATGAGAAAACAATTTGAAGAAAGTTATGTCATGACCCAAAATTTAATACTAAAACTGCTCTATCACTCATATCTGTCTGTTTTTGCTATGTTTGAGAATAATCAAACCTAAACCATAAAGATTAGCCGGTTAATCTAGGCATGAGGGTTGGCAACAAGTAACAATTAAGTCAAGTTTTCAATATTTCTTCCAAACTAAGAAAAATGTTGGAAGAAAATTCATTTTAATTGGCAAAACAgttaatgaaagaaagaaagaaaacaaacaaactgAACATGGTGGTGGGTCGGATCCTGCCAACCCAAACATGATGGCCCACAAAGAAAACTACTTCATAGGTTTTGGTCGCCCATAAGAATTGAATAAAGAAAGGATAAAGGATATATAAAGCTCCAAGTTGATGGGCCCTCTTATAAGTTAATAGATTAATTAGATGAATGTGTGTCTTTCTTATCTCATTTTGGATAAAAGTGATATTAAAACCTTTATAATGTGGTTTCCACTCCAACATGCCCCAGATATGTTCAAAATTTAACCAAggttttcttcattcttccaTTCCTTTTATAATATTAAGATCCAATTTGATTGGACAAGCATATCATTCCATAATCACCTCTTAATCACCATGGGCTCATAAAGTCTAAATTattgggcaaaaaaaaaaaaaaaaaacccgagaTAATTCCATTTGTCGAATGATTATGATCTCGACCAATATTGATCTGGATCGGTCTGTATCGATCTCAATTTactactgatttttttttttacattttcaccCTTGGTCTGTACTGATTCCACTAATATGGGATTGGTCAAGAATTGATATTGATTTCTTCTGATACCAATACAAACCGATCAATCCGcccgatccaataccgatttCTCAAACCATGATAGAGACTGAACCACATCAAATTTAAGGACCACAAATGTACCACTATAGATTTCATGGATGTTGCCAATTCATAATGTGAATGATTGGAAAAAGGAAACTATAGAGAGAATGAGTTTTTTTTCAAGGTGGGGGTGTGATTCAAGGGGCGAAGCCAGGTGCACTGCATATCCATGGATTTGGACAGTTTGAATGGGCCATACAAATGCCCACAAGAGCATGGGTGATGTGGGTTCTCCAACCCCTGAAATGATAAGAACCTATGAACCTCTAAAGCAGCTTTTGTGCTGCCTCCTTTTCCTTTGACTCCCCTTTGacaagtttctctctctctctctctctctctctttcttgagCATTGTATGCATGCACAAGAAAGAAATATGGGGCCCTTGATGAACTAAGTAGATAGATCATATTCCCTACTTAGATCTTTAGAGTCAGATATGTCTCCCATTGGAAAATGGTTTACTTAGTGAAGTAACAAAGACAACAATGACTACTTTGGGCAAGTTCAAGGATCCTAAGTACAAGGGGTCCATCATTAAACTTTTCAACTTAGAAGTCCTTCAGGTTGTTGGCTAGTCAGAATGAAATCTTATTCAATACTATATATGTGCAGCAACaatgttggaacttggaagaagGTGGTGGGCTTTGTCACTGTTACTTACTATTAGTACCACTACTTCATCTATTACTACTACTTTATATGATTGGCCACTCACATAATAACCTGAGTTgttaatgataaataaatttTCAATCCACATaattcaagtcctggaaacagcctctctggcaATAGGGGTAAGACTACGTATATTTGTCCtttcccagaccctgctaaacgcgggagtCTTGTGCACTGGATACGGTCTTTTATAATTCAACCTCCTGTGTGGTAAAAACCCATCTGCCAGTGCAGGATTTACAACTTTAATATGTGAAATGCATtagaattttgtttttcttatgttcttcatggtggattttttttgtgtgcataaatTAATGGAGAAACACAACTACAACCAAGTGTAtaaaaacaaatcaaaccaGTTGCAAAAGAATACACTAATATTCAATGTAGAAAACCCTTCTCAAGTTCAAAGGGAAAACCATGGGACCTCGTCTAGGTGAAACTCTCACTATTGTAATAATGAGATTATAAATCTTCTCTCTAGTCAATGCTAGAAACTACCAAACATTAAGGATAATAAACTTCTGTAGATATGGTTTCAACggttaaattattaaaaaaaaaaaaaaaaggacttagAAAATTTAGGTACTTTTTTTGTCTAAAGGTGCCTTTTTAGAATTCAAGTTTATTTTAAAGGTTGTGTCCTATTGTCGCTAAAATCTGAATGGATGACATACTATCAGGAGACTTGCACAC containing:
- the LOC122646350 gene encoding transcription factor bHLH75-like, coding for MAEFAGDSLSFKPFTFLDIDSNIELTNQLAELNPNGLENPNMSLQSLIFSNDNFLVQQQPEFAMQFVNSLPGLYHSNGVNAAPISQSMPSAQDVVPERKKQKTMAVSESSSKNSSTPVSGTGSKEDSKRKNSLGRGKIRGRSHEKKVDKPKEVIHVRAKRGQATDSHSLAERVRREKINERLRCLQDLVPGCYKTMGMAVMLDEIINYVQSLQNQVEFLSMKLSAASSANEHNPEIEFMAAMQGTNAYEAQEVERLMREGYGGFTYFHSTWPL